The proteins below are encoded in one region of Streptomyces marianii:
- a CDS encoding NCS2 family permease — protein MPETPARNTFDRYFRISERGSTVAREVRGGIATFFTMAYILVLNPIILGSAQDKFGNQLSTPQLVTVTALVAAVMTVIMGVGGNVPLAIAAGLGLNALVAYQIAPLMSWPDAMGLVVIEGIVISVLVVTGLREAIMHAIPQELKQAISVGIGMFIAFVGFIGAGFATRIPGEAGTVPVQLGATGHLSGWPVLVFCLGVLLTISLVTRKVRGAILLSIVTMTVVAIVIDAVADVAPPVWGLTVPSIPDDLVALPDFGLVGSFSLFGAFEQVSAVTVVLLVFTLVLSDFFDTMGTVVGVSNEAGLLDEKGDVPNLGRILLIDGAAATAGGLASASSATSYVESAAGVGEGARTGFANVVTGALFGLALLLTPLATVVPAQAAAPALVVVGFLLMTQVRHIDWLSYEIAIPAFLTIAVMPFTYSITNGIGAGFIAYVVLKTVLGRAREVNALLWVTAALFVVYFAIDPIEQLIGLR, from the coding sequence ATGCCGGAAACCCCAGCGAGAAACACCTTCGACCGCTACTTCCGCATCTCTGAACGGGGGTCGACCGTCGCCCGCGAAGTGCGGGGCGGCATCGCCACGTTCTTCACGATGGCCTACATCCTCGTGCTCAACCCGATCATCCTCGGCAGCGCCCAGGACAAGTTCGGCAACCAGCTGTCCACTCCCCAGCTGGTCACCGTCACCGCCCTGGTGGCCGCCGTGATGACCGTGATCATGGGCGTCGGCGGCAACGTGCCGCTCGCCATCGCGGCCGGCCTCGGCCTGAACGCCCTCGTCGCCTACCAGATCGCGCCGCTGATGAGCTGGCCCGACGCGATGGGCCTGGTGGTGATCGAGGGCATCGTCATCTCCGTCCTCGTCGTCACCGGGCTGCGCGAGGCGATCATGCACGCCATCCCGCAGGAGCTGAAGCAGGCCATCAGCGTCGGCATCGGGATGTTCATCGCCTTCGTCGGATTCATCGGCGCGGGCTTCGCGACCCGCATCCCCGGCGAGGCGGGCACCGTGCCCGTCCAGCTCGGCGCCACGGGCCATCTGTCGGGCTGGCCGGTGCTCGTCTTCTGCCTCGGTGTGCTGCTGACCATCTCCCTGGTGACCCGTAAGGTGCGCGGCGCGATCCTGCTGTCCATCGTCACGATGACCGTCGTCGCCATCGTCATCGACGCCGTCGCCGACGTCGCCCCGCCCGTCTGGGGGCTGACCGTGCCGTCCATCCCGGACGACCTGGTGGCCCTGCCGGACTTCGGACTCGTGGGCTCCTTCAGCCTCTTCGGAGCCTTCGAGCAGGTCAGTGCCGTCACCGTCGTCCTGCTGGTGTTCACCCTCGTTCTCAGCGACTTCTTCGACACCATGGGCACGGTCGTCGGGGTCTCCAACGAGGCCGGGCTGCTCGACGAGAAGGGCGACGTGCCCAACCTGGGGCGGATCCTGCTCATCGACGGCGCTGCCGCGACCGCGGGCGGTCTGGCCTCCGCCTCGTCCGCGACGTCCTACGTCGAGTCCGCCGCCGGTGTCGGCGAGGGCGCCCGCACGGGCTTCGCCAACGTGGTCACGGGCGCGCTCTTCGGCCTGGCCCTGCTGCTCACCCCGCTCGCCACGGTGGTGCCCGCCCAGGCGGCCGCACCCGCCCTGGTCGTGGTCGGCTTCCTGCTGATGACCCAGGTGCGGCACATCGACTGGCTGTCGTACGAGATCGCCATCCCCGCGTTCCTGACGATCGCCGTGATGCCGTTCACGTACTCCATCACCAACGGCATCGGCGCGGGCTTCATCGCCTACGTCGTCCTCAAGACGGTGCTGGGCAGGGCGCGGGAGGTGAACGCACTGCTGTGGGTCACGGCGGCGCTGTTCGTCGTGTACTTCGCGATCGACCCGATCGAGCAGCTGATCGGCCTCAGGTAG